Below is a genomic region from Spirosoma radiotolerans.
GACGACTTCATTAATGGATTTTACATCGGGTTTTAACTGCACGTTCAGCGTTGTCTGATTGCTGACCGCAATTTCCTGGGTTGTAAAGCCAACAAAACTAAAAACCAATGTTTGTGGTCCATCAGGAAGGGTTAGTTTAAAAGAACCCGACGCATCCGTTACCGAACCCCGTGCAGCGCCTTTAACAACGACACTCACCCCAGGCAGGCCTTCTCCTTTTTCGTCCGTAACAACGCCGGAAATCGTCCGATCAGTCGGGGCTTCAACGCCCCCAACGGGATCTCCCAACTCAATAGTAACAGAGGACGCCGAAGAGCGAGCCAGAATAATCTGTTCGCCGGCGATACTGAAACTAACCTGTAGGGGAACCAGCAATTTTTCCAGCACGTCTTTCAGCGTGCTATTCTGTACCCGCATAGAAACGAGTTGTTTCGAACGGACAATTTGAGGACTATAAGAAAACTTAACGTTTGCGGCCTTTTCAATGCTTCGCAGAACCGTTTTAATGGATTCATGTTGAATGGTCAGGCTTAGCCGGCGATCCAGCAGTTCCTGGCCCGATGCGTCGTCGGCCCACGATACGCCTACGCAAGTAAGAGCCAGCAGGAGTTGGAAGAACGTACGTTTCATACACCTTAGTAAGTAAGGGTTTACTTTTTTCATAATTTTGACTTGGTTTTGTCGGTTAGAAATCGGGCAAAGCAATTCCCTTCAGCTCCCATGGGCTGTTCATAAAGGGAACCGTTGGGCCAATGGTGCTTGCTCCACCATTGGCTTTTTCACATCGGTTCGACGAGAAGAAAATCAGTGGTTACTGGTTCATAGGCGGTAGGGATATTATCGTGTAAATAGTACATAGACGAAGCGAATCAACACAACTTACTGGCAATTGCCCCCATTGATAACTACCTGTCCATCAATGATATCATAGGTTGCACCAACCGTTTTACAAATGATCGTCAGCTTTTGATCAAAGGATAGGCCATCCATTGACGAGGTTAGCTGGCAGTCAACGAGCGCTTCTTTATTGTAGAGAATGTCAATGCCATAGGCTTCTTTTACTTCCTTCAGGACCTGAGAAATGGGCGTTTCATTATAGACAAAGGCAGCGGATTGCTTTAGGCGGCCGGGTGTCCTGATGACGAGTGGCTGGTTGACCAGCGATTTATCGAACTGGTCCGTTTCCCGGGTGAACACAACCTGCTGGTTTGGCAGGAGCAAAACCCCTTTCTGCTGTACGCGTGACGGGTTGGTCTGATCCCGATAAACCGATACCTGACCAGAGAGCACCTGAACCCGAATCTGATCTTCTTTGGAAAAGGCTCTTATGCTAAATTTTGTGCCTACTACCTTGGTGACAAGCTCATTCGCTAGTACCAGAAAAGGCTTGTGTGGATCTTTTGTGACAGAAAACGTGGCTTCTCCTGCCAAATACACAAGCCGGTTTTTCTGACCGAAATCTATTGGATAACTTAATCGGCTATTCGGGTTTAACGACACAACCGATTGATCCGGCAAACGAATGAGCTGCGGTTGATCGGTCGTATTAACTTTTTCTGAAAATGTTTTCGTCAGTGTGGCTAACCGGCTTTGATACGGCGTCACGTCTTCTTTGGTTTGCCACCAGATGCCCACGCCAATCGCTAAAACAACAGAAGCAGCCGCCACCCACTTGATCCAGGCAAACCGGGCAACAGGCCCTTCTACCTTACTCTGCTGAGCATTCGTCTGCTGAATTCGGATGAGCAGCTGACGAATCGTTTCTTCGGGCAAATGAGTCTGTGCATACTCGTCGAGCCCCAACCGAATGGCTGCTAACAAACTCACCGCCTGTTGCCATTGCTCCTGAGGATGCTCCACTACCCAAGCCTCCCAGAACGCTGTTGACTCGGAAGTCGGGGCCAGTTGGTGGCTAACGAAAAAGTCGTCGGTTAAAAAATCAGCGGAGGAAAAATGGTCGTAATCGGTCTGCACAATCTACTGGATTTATCAGTAGATGACGAGATCGCGAAAACGTACTCACTTATTCATAAAAAAAATGAAAAAAGTTAAAAAAGGTAGTATAACCCACCCCCTGAGCTTCTCAACGGCTCTGAACACCAGATTCTTGGCTGACTGATGATTGACATCCATGACATCGCCAATCTGGTTGTAATTCATGTTTTCGACAAAGCGCAGTTTAAGGGCTTCCTGCTGGCGGGGCGGCAGCTGAGCGATGAGTCGCAGTAAACGCTCTTTCCGGGAGTTAACGGCTTCCAGTTCTTCCAAAAGTTCCAGATCATTAGGCTCCGTCCAGAGTGCATCGTAGTCCGTTTCGGTCAACGACTGAAACGGATGTTCCTTGCGTTCGAGTAGATGGATGATTCGAATTTTAAGCGCTTTCAGTAAATAGTGCCGGACACTGGTCGGTGTCGTGAGTCGGGTTCGTTTTACCCATATTTCCGTGAATACATCGTGCACACAGTCCAGCACAAAGGCTTCCGAAGCCGCGACCAGACTCATACCGTAGCGGTACATCGCTCGAATGTGTAGTTGATAAAGCTTCGTGTAAGCCTCCTCGTCACCCGACTGAAAAGCGGTCCAAAGTTGTATTTCGTCCACTTAGTTACAATAATGCGCTTAGGCTAAGATCCTTTTCCAATTGGCATGGATCATACATTCATTGAGACTGAAGCCTACTAGAATGTATGTATAATCATACCTACAAAAATAAGGTATAACTTATAATTTTTTGACGTTATTGTTATACTTTAAACAACTAGCTGCCAATCTTAGGATTTTGCTTACGTTATGGGCTACCTAAGGGCCTTGATCATAAGCTACATAAGCCTTCTCATCGCCCAATGACCAACCTTGTCTGGGCTGGTGAATTTTCCGCGTCTACGAGTTGTATATCGAGTGCACCAGCCTTATATGTGTTTCTGTCAATGGCTACCAGGATGGAATGAATGCCCGGCGAACAATCAGCCAGTATCCCATGATCCGTTAATTTGAGAGGCTTTTGTCCCATCCAGGCACTCAAGCCTACCGTCGGGTTCATGGTCAGCTTAACGTTGCCTTTGCTAACCACTTCAATATCGAACCGAACGAAACTGAACCGCTTACCAGGAGAAACATCGATAACCGGCAACTCGTCTACCGGAAGATCGCCGGAAACTTTGCTATAAACGGGTTGCCAGGGCACTTTCGCATTGTCCTTTATGATATAGCCGGGCCCGTCGGCCGCGATTTTTCGGGCCAGTTCTTTGTTCGCGGCAACGGTACTCCAGCGACGTACAAACCGGGCTGTGGGCACCCGAAATTTCCCCGATTCACCCATTTTCGACAGAAACCCGACCAGATTGACAAAGGCTTCTTTGTCCAGACTAGCCGTCAATCCTGGAGGCATTAACGAGCCGGGCACTTTTTCAACTCCACTAATCTGACTTTTTGGAATGGAAACCTCCTGGCCACTCACGTCGCGCAGGACAATGTCGGACGTACCATTACTGACCAGATAACCCATCAGTTCACTCCCATCTTTTTTGGCAACTTGCTGAAGCTCAAACCCTTCTTTAATGGATTGATTCGGGTACAGAATGGACCGGATAATGGTTTCGGACGGCGAGCTCGTTCCAAGGCTGCTCAAATCCGGCCCAATACGTCCACCAGCCCCGCCAATGGCATGACAGGTCAGGCAACTGAGATTATTTTGCCGAAAGACTAACTCTCCTTTAACAGGATCTGCCGTTTCTCTTACGGTTTTTGCCAGGCTGGCAATTTCCTGATCGGTCAATTCCTGAGGCATTTTTTCAGCTACTAAAACACCCCCGGATGCTTCCAGAGCCTGCGTGAGAAGTTTGGCATCATCCGTATTGCGCCGATTGGCAGGCAGGTTACGCTGTAAAAACTGCCGCATCTGTTTAGCTCTACTTTCGGGTATTTTTTTGGCAACCAACTCGTCGGCGAGCAACCGTACGCCCATCTTGTTAGCGATAAATGCCTGAAAAAGCCCGGTAACGTCGGTTTGTGCAGGTAACGTCCGTAAAAGGTCAGCACCCATTCGAGCGGCTTCAGAGGTATTCATCGAAACCAATTGAGCGGCCGCATCCAGTCTCAGCTCGGCGGGATTACCAGCGTTGGTCATGGCCACAATGGCCGCACGGGCCTGGTCGTTATTCAGCGTAGCCAGTGCCCCAATGGCAGCTTTTCGCACATTTTTATCTCCCTTTTTGGCCAGGTTAACCAACGTACCGTTCTGCTCGGTCAAATGCCACAACCCAATTAGCCGAATAGCATTCAACGCAATCGTCTCCTCCTCGTTGTCGACGAAACTGGCAATTCGGGTCAAATTTCCAATCGGCATTACCCCCCGTCGGGCGGCTTCTTCCAGCGCATTCAGTTGTGTGGCTACTGAATTTGTCCGCCCTTGCGTTCCCTGAACGGTCTGATCAAAAAGAACCGTCAAATCGGCAGCGCTGCCAAATTTGGCAATCGAACCGAGCACATCTTTCTGGTACTCTTCAGGAATCTGCCCCTGCTGATACAGCTGAGCTAGTCGAGCCACTGCAACAGGATTACTGACTGACTTCAGCGCAAACGTGGTTTTCCTGGCATTACCAAAGAACTCGGGGCTGGTCTTCAGCTGGGTCATCCATACCGGTTCCAGTTCGCGGACGGTCTGCCACAGGGCGTAATCCAGAAACTCGTCCATCGGGTTTTCCAATACCGTTAACGCCGTGCGGGCGGCTTCGGCTGTATGCACTTTCCGGAGGGCAATCACCGCTTCGAGCCGTACCTGAGGATGCTTGTCGGCTACAGCTTTGGCAAGCAGCGCCGGAACGTTGTGTAGTTTGGGATACCATAGTTCAAGCGCCCGCAACGCAGCGGCCCGAGCCCTATGGTTTTGCGCATTTAGTAGTTGCAAAAGAAGTGGCTCGTTCACCACCTCAAGCGTTTGATACACCCAAAGCGCTTCCAGCAGATTATGCTCGTATTCTGCATCGGTTTTTGCCAAACCCGCAACCCATTTTTCAAGAGCCGGCACTACCTCACTGGCGCCGTGGGCTTTAAGCACCTGCTTAGCCTGAGAACGGGTCCAGTCTTCCGGCAGTTTCAGGTCGTCCAGCAACTCGCTGACACTCGCTTTACTCAACTGCGGTTTCTTGACTAAGGGGCGGTTTTTGGCCACGATCCGCCAGATCCGGCCATGCTCATGATCCCGGCGCGGGTCATGAAAATCTACCTCACCATGCTGAATAATGGGATTATACCAGTCGGCCACATAGATTGCCCCATCTGGCCCAACGGAGATATCTACCGGCCGAAAAGCAACATGATTTGTCCAGAGTACATCGTCGGCCTGTTTGGATGCATACCCGCTGCCCTGTTCTTCCAGTTTAAACCGGTTAATGCGGTTAGCCCGAAAGTCGTTGGTGATGACACTCCCCTGCCATGACTCCGGCAAATGACGACCGGATATCACCTCCAGTCCACTGTGCTTGGGCTGCCCTGGGTTTAGTCCCCGCAGGATTCGGGAGGCACCGGGAGAGGTTAGAAAGGTAGCGCCGGGAAAAGCATAATTGATTCCCTCGAAACCAGCCCCATCGGTCAGAAACGTTTGCCCCCACCGATCAAACTGCAAACCCCACGGATTAACCAACCCTTTGGCATAGATGTCCAGTTCGCGATCTTTGGGCTTTAGCTGCCAGACACCGCCCCCTTCCAGGCGCTTGATGCCGGATGGTGTTTCAACATGGCTATAGATGTAAATAGACTGGTTGAAATAAAGCAGACCTTCGGGTCCCCAACGGAAGGTATGAATGAGGTGGTGTGTATCGGCGGTCCCAAATCCATTCAGAATTCGACGCTTTTTGTCCGCTTTGCCATCCCCATCGGTATCCGCGAAATGCAGGATTTCGGTTGAATTCGCCACATAAACGCCCCCATCGCCGGGCAAAATCCCAGTCGGTGTAATCAGGCCCTCGGCGAAAATGGTTGATTTGTCGGCCTTGCCATCGCCGTTTGTATCTTCCAGAACGAAAATCTTGTCGTTAGCCTGTTCACCCGTCTTCAAGTGGGGATACGCTGTGCTGCTCACGACCCACAACCGACCATCGGCATCCCAGTTCATCTGAATAGGCTTGGCCACCAGCGGTTCGGCGGCAAACAGAGTTACCTCAAACCCATCAGCGACGTTGAAAGATTCCAATTCCCGCTTTACATCCGGATCAGGATTGTCTTTCTGATCACCCTGATTGACCGAAGAGATGAGCAGCAGTGCAGCCGGAATAAGAATCAGTCGGCGGAAGAGTTTCACTGACCAGCTCGTTTGTATAACGTTCATGCTACTTCAGATGGGTAAGTTTATAAACCTTGGGCTTGGGTAGGCGATTCTGAGCGATCTGCCCTTCCAACCATTTAATGATCAGGCTTTGCTCTTCCAACCCTTTGGCATGTCGACCCTGCTCGTGGGCGCGCATACCAAGAATGTAGGTCGTATTCAGGGGGCGATATTGAAAGAAAAACAGTTCGTTCTTTTTCAAAATCATATGCTGCAGTTCACGAACCTGCTCAAAGGAAGGCCCCTGCTTAATATTGATGCCAGCTTCCCATTGGCTGGCCGAAGCCGTAATTACCTCCGAATCATCAGTTGTAAGTGTATAAATTCCTTTTTTTAAACCCGCTATTTTAAGTACCTGCGCCCCCTTGGCAGCTACGCTGGTTTCATCGATGGGTAGCGGAAGCGGTAAATACGGTTCATCGATCGTGAAGGTCAGGTGACCTTTACTGGCGTCAGTTTCCAGGAGTTTAACCGGAGCGGCTGTCTCCCCAGCGGCAGCCTCCGCTGTTGTTTTAACGATTGTTATGGTAGCGGGCTTCATTCGGGGGGGCAGCCCCAGTGCTTTTTCCAGAATAGTTGCCAGGTAAAAATAGCCTGCTTCGTTCAGGTGAATGCCATCTTCCGAAAGAGCAAGGGTTTGACGGACGGCCTGAATTGGCTTGTAAACATCGACAAACCGTTTACCACGTTCTTCAGCCATTTTTGCAATCGTAGCCGAATACCGTTCCAGCATGGCGTTTCGTTTTGTCAGGCTTTCGACAGAATCGGCGGACAGGATTGGAATGGGTGATACTAGGATAGCTCTTGCTCCGAGCTGATCAATCTTGTCGAGCAATTTCGTTAGTCCATCTTTGAATGTAGCCAAACCTGCCTCGCCTTCCTGTGCTTCAATACCGCCATAGCCAAGAAAAACAACCGTCGGTTGTGCTTTCGTGATGTGCTCCATCAATAAGTCATACCCAGTCGGTGGGTTTGTAATGGTGCTTCGGGCAACACCGAATACATTATCGCCCGTCCAGCCAAGGTTGCGGAAGGTAACATCACGTTCGGGCCACCGGGTTGTGAAAGCCAACTCCAAGTAACCGTACTGAAAATCGTCCTCGAACAGCGAATTCCCCAGGAAAACGACCCGGTCACCGCTCTTCAGCTCAAAAGGGTTTTGGAGCGGTTCATTGACCGATTCAGGCGTAGTCTGCGCAAAGGCCGATCCGCATAAAAGATACAAGAATACGGCTAAACAAGCAGGTGGGATGGCCAATACAATACGCTTTCTCATTTGTTTATACTGAAGCTTTCAGGATTTTATTTTGGTTTTTTTGTCATGCTGACGCAGGAAGCATCTCAATGCTTGACATTTAAGATGCTTCCTGCGTCAGCATGACAAAAACTCACCATTTCTCCGCTTTTTACCGTAATCCTAAACAGCTTATAGACAATCACTCCCAGACTCGTTAGGCCAGTGTTTTTCGGGCATCACGGTCCGGATCGTTGGCCAGACTAGGCGAGTCATCCAAAATCATGGTTTCTCCATTTTGACTTGTATACGGCTTCCAGTTGGGTAGACCACCGCCGTTTGGATTACCGGTTTTCACGAAATTGATAAAGGAGCCCGCCATCTTTTCCGATAACGCTCGGGGCCGTTTGCCTCCGCCCGTATGGGTAAGCATCAAATCGGTATTGTAAAACCAGAAACAAATATCGTCGCAGTGGAAAGCCCGCATTCGACCGTCAAACAGCGGAGGTTGCCAGCCAAACCAAGCCAGATAGACGGGAGCTTTTTGCTGTGAGGCTTTCGCATCGGCGGTGGCAACGGCATTCTTTCGATTGGAAACAACTAAAGCCCAAATCTCGATAGGACGAGCTTTCGGGAAGTTCTTGGCATACGCGTCTACAATTTCGCCAGCCTTATCACCGAAGCGGGGTCTAACTTTTTCTTTCACTTCGGCCAGGGAAATGCTTTCCAGGCTCGCATCCGTCCTGTCGGGGTTTTGCTCATGAAACGTCGAACAGATTAGTAGAGGAATATCTGCCGAGAAGTGATTGGGGTCTTTGAAGAAAGCACCTGCATCCAATGATACCCCATCGGCAACGGGCGCGTATCCTCCTCGCTGAATGCCCAGCCGTTTGGCTTCATCGGCCATTTTCTCAA
It encodes:
- a CDS encoding SGNH/GDSL hydrolase family protein, encoding MRKRIVLAIPPACLAVFLYLLCGSAFAQTTPESVNEPLQNPFELKSGDRVVFLGNSLFEDDFQYGYLELAFTTRWPERDVTFRNLGWTGDNVFGVARSTITNPPTGYDLLMEHITKAQPTVVFLGYGGIEAQEGEAGLATFKDGLTKLLDKIDQLGARAILVSPIPILSADSVESLTKRNAMLERYSATIAKMAEERGKRFVDVYKPIQAVRQTLALSEDGIHLNEAGYFYLATILEKALGLPPRMKPATITIVKTTAEAAAGETAAPVKLLETDASKGHLTFTIDEPYLPLPLPIDETSVAAKGAQVLKIAGLKKGIYTLTTDDSEVITASASQWEAGINIKQGPSFEQVRELQHMILKKNELFFFQYRPLNTTYILGMRAHEQGRHAKGLEEQSLIIKWLEGQIAQNRLPKPKVYKLTHLK
- a CDS encoding PVC-type heme-binding CxxCH protein; amino-acid sequence: MNVIQTSWSVKLFRRLILIPAALLLISSVNQGDQKDNPDPDVKRELESFNVADGFEVTLFAAEPLVAKPIQMNWDADGRLWVVSSTAYPHLKTGEQANDKIFVLEDTNGDGKADKSTIFAEGLITPTGILPGDGGVYVANSTEILHFADTDGDGKADKKRRILNGFGTADTHHLIHTFRWGPEGLLYFNQSIYIYSHVETPSGIKRLEGGGVWQLKPKDRELDIYAKGLVNPWGLQFDRWGQTFLTDGAGFEGINYAFPGATFLTSPGASRILRGLNPGQPKHSGLEVISGRHLPESWQGSVITNDFRANRINRFKLEEQGSGYASKQADDVLWTNHVAFRPVDISVGPDGAIYVADWYNPIIQHGEVDFHDPRRDHEHGRIWRIVAKNRPLVKKPQLSKASVSELLDDLKLPEDWTRSQAKQVLKAHGASEVVPALEKWVAGLAKTDAEYEHNLLEALWVYQTLEVVNEPLLLQLLNAQNHRARAAALRALELWYPKLHNVPALLAKAVADKHPQVRLEAVIALRKVHTAEAARTALTVLENPMDEFLDYALWQTVRELEPVWMTQLKTSPEFFGNARKTTFALKSVSNPVAVARLAQLYQQGQIPEEYQKDVLGSIAKFGSAADLTVLFDQTVQGTQGRTNSVATQLNALEEAARRGVMPIGNLTRIASFVDNEEETIALNAIRLIGLWHLTEQNGTLVNLAKKGDKNVRKAAIGALATLNNDQARAAIVAMTNAGNPAELRLDAAAQLVSMNTSEAARMGADLLRTLPAQTDVTGLFQAFIANKMGVRLLADELVAKKIPESRAKQMRQFLQRNLPANRRNTDDAKLLTQALEASGGVLVAEKMPQELTDQEIASLAKTVRETADPVKGELVFRQNNLSCLTCHAIGGAGGRIGPDLSSLGTSSPSETIIRSILYPNQSIKEGFELQQVAKKDGSELMGYLVSNGTSDIVLRDVSGQEVSIPKSQISGVEKVPGSLMPPGLTASLDKEAFVNLVGFLSKMGESGKFRVPTARFVRRWSTVAANKELARKIAADGPGYIIKDNAKVPWQPVYSKVSGDLPVDELPVIDVSPGKRFSFVRFDIEVVSKGNVKLTMNPTVGLSAWMGQKPLKLTDHGILADCSPGIHSILVAIDRNTYKAGALDIQLVDAENSPAQTRLVIGR
- a CDS encoding RNA polymerase sigma factor, yielding MDEIQLWTAFQSGDEEAYTKLYQLHIRAMYRYGMSLVAASEAFVLDCVHDVFTEIWVKRTRLTTPTSVRHYLLKALKIRIIHLLERKEHPFQSLTETDYDALWTEPNDLELLEELEAVNSRKERLLRLIAQLPPRQQEALKLRFVENMNYNQIGDVMDVNHQSAKNLVFRAVEKLRGWVILPFLTFFIFFMNK
- a CDS encoding FecR family protein, with the protein product MQTDYDHFSSADFLTDDFFVSHQLAPTSESTAFWEAWVVEHPQEQWQQAVSLLAAIRLGLDEYAQTHLPEETIRQLLIRIQQTNAQQSKVEGPVARFAWIKWVAAASVVLAIGVGIWWQTKEDVTPYQSRLATLTKTFSEKVNTTDQPQLIRLPDQSVVSLNPNSRLSYPIDFGQKNRLVYLAGEATFSVTKDPHKPFLVLANELVTKVVGTKFSIRAFSKEDQIRVQVLSGQVSVYRDQTNPSRVQQKGVLLLPNQQVVFTRETDQFDKSLVNQPLVIRTPGRLKQSAAFVYNETPISQVLKEVKEAYGIDILYNKEALVDCQLTSSMDGLSFDQKLTIICKTVGATYDIIDGQVVINGGNCQ